In one bacterium genomic region, the following are encoded:
- a CDS encoding O-antigen ligase family protein has protein sequence MFGGLAKKRLELSRELVLPVIFLSLLMVPWFLGGRDPFALVVQSGLSLLLLVSWVLLSRDRALSVSLHPRGVLVPGLVLIGTAFLSLIWSVSRFESLVTLTTLLSAAVVFVVARDVFRNARARGFLVKIFLLTAAIVSAIGLGMYVTGDYERATSLFFWPNPFATFLLATLPFSLDLAIRTSKDRPSVWVYLSLLLGTAFVVTYSRAAWLIALVLLGLVWWRAQDKKKANVVILGVAAASIAFGLAVTGMRTNLAKPVVGVAGRLTESVNSQSVVDRLDFWREGSAMFAEKPLLGWGVGTYKEVHPAFQKSAITATNNPHSLPVQIMVELGVVGLVAFIVMALGLVAYLWKERRVKRSPTVWSARIALIAVVLHSFVDLVTNYPTLILILFVLLALSLPITQEHGEFRLRNRQAMLGFGLAVLATLFATWFNYQLYLARIDQAFIDAIAPLDMRDAGERYDALVQESVVPPDTLSQAALFWIDMYDMQETPQIKYAQRAAQLATEATAREPRDAKHWYALGNANERLGKTTEALSAYRRAVELDPHNNPQYQVSYAQALAREGFTREALVVLQSITQEYTDAVIANRNFVRIADRIAIALTLQAKLQLEAGDKVSAAQSLARARLLSPDYQPAIEFQKQLQD, from the coding sequence ATGGTTCTTGGGGGGTCGCGATCCTTTTGCTCTGGTGGTTCAGTCTGGTTTGAGTCTATTGCTATTGGTGAGCTGGGTGTTGCTATCGAGAGATCGGGCACTATCGGTTAGCTTGCATCCACGCGGTGTGTTGGTTCCAGGGCTAGTTTTAATCGGGACGGCTTTTTTAAGTTTGATTTGGTCGGTTAGTCGGTTTGAGTCATTGGTGACACTCACAACTCTCTTGAGTGCCGCGGTTGTGTTTGTGGTGGCGCGTGATGTGTTTCGGAACGCTAGGGCGCGGGGATTTTTAGTAAAAATCTTTTTATTAACCGCTGCCATTGTTAGCGCAATTGGTCTTGGGATGTATGTGACGGGTGATTATGAGCGCGCCACCTCATTATTTTTCTGGCCCAACCCATTTGCAACTTTCCTTTTAGCAACTCTACCATTTAGTTTAGATTTGGCTATTCGTACTAGTAAAGATCGTCCCAGTGTGTGGGTGTATCTTTCTTTATTGTTGGGGACGGCATTTGTAGTAACTTATTCACGGGCAGCTTGGTTGATTGCTTTGGTATTACTGGGGTTAGTCTGGTGGCGGGCTCAGGATAAAAAGAAAGCTAATGTGGTTATCTTGGGGGTTGCCGCTGCTTCGATAGCTTTTGGTTTGGCTGTAACAGGGATGCGGACTAATCTGGCAAAGCCAGTGGTTGGTGTGGCTGGTAGATTAACTGAATCGGTTAATTCGCAAAGCGTAGTTGATCGGCTAGATTTTTGGCGTGAGGGTAGTGCGATGTTTGCTGAGAAGCCCCTGTTGGGCTGGGGAGTGGGAACTTATAAGGAAGTGCATCCAGCCTTCCAGAAGAGTGCTATTACTGCTACCAATAACCCCCATTCTTTGCCAGTCCAGATAATGGTGGAGCTTGGTGTGGTTGGCCTTGTGGCGTTTATTGTTATGGCCTTGGGGCTTGTGGCGTATCTATGGAAAGAACGACGCGTCAAGCGCTCACCAACTGTATGGTCGGCTAGAATCGCCCTTATTGCAGTTGTGCTACATAGCTTTGTCGACCTAGTGACAAACTATCCAACATTAATTCTGATATTATTTGTTCTTTTAGCACTTTCACTACCAATAACGCAAGAGCATGGCGAATTTCGGCTAAGAAATCGACAGGCAATGCTTGGTTTTGGTTTGGCAGTACTAGCAACACTGTTTGCCACATGGTTTAATTATCAACTATATTTAGCGCGGATTGATCAAGCTTTTATAGACGCAATAGCACCTTTGGATATGAGAGATGCTGGAGAGCGCTACGATGCTTTGGTGCAGGAGTCTGTGGTGCCTCCAGATACCCTTTCGCAGGCGGCTCTCTTCTGGATAGATATGTATGACATGCAAGAAACACCACAAATTAAGTATGCCCAGCGGGCTGCACAATTGGCTACAGAGGCTACCGCGCGAGAGCCACGTGATGCCAAACATTGGTATGCGCTCGGTAATGCCAATGAACGACTCGGTAAGACCACTGAGGCCTTATCAGCGTATCGTCGGGCGGTAGAACTAGATCCACATAATAACCCACAATACCAGGTGAGTTATGCCCAGGCTTTGGCACGAGAAGGCTTCACCCGGGAAGCACTTGTAGTATTGCAGTCTATCACGCAGGAATACACCGATGCAGTGATTGCTAATCGAAATTTTGTACGGATCGCTGATCGTATTGCTATTGCCCTGACGCTACAGGCTAAGTTGCAGCTTGAAGCAGGGGATAAGGTGTCGGCAGCTCAGTCTCTAGCTCGAGCTCGATTGCTTTCGCCAGATTATCAGCCAGCCATAGAGTTTCAAAAGCAGTTGCAGGACTAA
- a CDS encoding DedA family protein → MSISAYFLELAISIINQIGYLGISIILILDNAGAPIPSEAVLALSGAAAKSGDLNIVFVFILGVVMQTIGSSLAYWVGATGGETVVRKYGKYLFISMHDYQKTQAWFDKNGAKAIFISRITPVVRTYMGFVAGAAKMSFSSFLTQTLIGSFVWTIIWVGFGYWVGEEWRKYYEYLHYLDYIIVAVILFLGWRFVHKKLVQRKDQRQTLEGKSK, encoded by the coding sequence ATGAGTATTTCAGCCTATTTTCTTGAGCTTGCTATAAGTATTATTAATCAGATCGGCTATTTAGGGATTAGTATTATCTTAATTTTAGATAATGCCGGCGCGCCAATTCCATCGGAGGCTGTATTGGCATTATCTGGAGCAGCGGCAAAGTCTGGTGATTTAAATATTGTTTTTGTATTCATCCTGGGGGTTGTCATGCAGACAATTGGCTCCAGCCTAGCTTATTGGGTGGGGGCTACTGGTGGAGAAACGGTTGTGCGTAAATATGGTAAATATCTTTTTATATCCATGCATGACTATCAAAAAACTCAAGCTTGGTTTGATAAAAATGGTGCAAAAGCCATATTTATTTCGCGTATTACGCCAGTGGTTCGAACCTATATGGGGTTTGTAGCGGGGGCAGCTAAAATGTCATTTTCAAGCTTTCTCACCCAAACTCTCATTGGTTCTTTTGTGTGGACAATAATTTGGGTTGGATTTGGCTATTGGGTGGGTGAAGAGTGGCGTAAATACTACGAATATTTGCATTACCTAGACTATATTATTGTGGCGGTAATACTATTTTTAGGCTGGCGATTTGTGCATAAAAAATTAGTACAACGTAAGGATCAGAGGCAGACTTTAGAGGGTAAGTCTAAGTGA
- a CDS encoding insulinase family protein, producing the protein MTNPEYIRELDNGLRLVHRHMPDTDSVTLQIFFGAGGRYEDMQREYGVSHFLEHLLFQGSKKYPSAKILSETVDGVGGYMNAYTTAELTSYYAKIPSEKFNDIADLLADLTMHPLFDPTQIDRERGVIIEEMNVYRDDPGQYIFDLIGDVLWPQDVLRSNILGTEETIRSLPREIITGYHASQYIPSNAVMAIAGNVTLAEAEDVIAPLFQAPHMAAPRPFAPAYGPLATEKVRIFHQNTSQTHLVLAGRGLPLRHHNEAAFRVLGALMGGGPSSRLYHTIREEKGLAYVVYMGMTGYADTGKWEVYAGVSNDKVEEAVEAIVQELELIRTRVASVEELSRVKQQLRGRIIMSQETNGAVADRLGAELLLTGEVRSVDDMLQSIEAVQADEIMALAQKYLDPNSMRMALIGPHDNAPQLAKIIS; encoded by the coding sequence GTGACAAATCCTGAGTATATACGTGAGTTAGATAATGGTCTGCGTTTGGTGCATCGCCATATGCCAGATACAGATAGCGTAACTTTGCAGATTTTTTTTGGGGCAGGGGGTCGATATGAGGATATGCAACGCGAATATGGGGTGTCGCATTTTCTGGAGCATCTACTTTTTCAGGGGAGTAAAAAATATCCATCTGCAAAAATATTATCCGAGACTGTGGATGGCGTGGGAGGATATATGAACGCCTACACGACCGCTGAACTAACTTCGTATTACGCTAAAATTCCATCAGAAAAATTTAATGATATTGCTGATTTATTGGCTGACTTAACGATGCATCCGCTGTTTGATCCAACACAAATAGATAGAGAGCGAGGCGTGATCATTGAGGAGATGAATGTCTATCGAGATGATCCGGGTCAGTATATTTTTGATCTGATTGGTGATGTGTTGTGGCCTCAGGATGTTTTGCGTAGTAATATTCTTGGTACTGAAGAAACTATCCGCTCTCTGCCACGCGAGATAATCACTGGCTACCATGCCTCACAATACATACCGTCTAATGCGGTGATGGCGATTGCTGGCAATGTTACGCTAGCGGAGGCGGAAGATGTTATTGCGCCGTTATTTCAGGCGCCACATATGGCTGCTCCACGCCCGTTTGCTCCGGCTTATGGACCATTGGCCACGGAAAAAGTTCGCATTTTCCATCAAAACACCAGTCAAACCCACTTGGTTTTAGCTGGTCGTGGTTTGCCTTTGCGTCACCATAATGAAGCAGCTTTTCGAGTTCTTGGTGCATTGATGGGCGGGGGGCCGAGCTCACGTTTATATCACACAATTCGAGAAGAAAAGGGCCTTGCTTATGTGGTTTATATGGGTATGACGGGCTATGCCGACACTGGTAAATGGGAAGTCTATGCTGGGGTTAGTAACGACAAGGTAGAGGAAGCTGTTGAAGCTATTGTGCAGGAGTTGGAGCTGATTCGGACTCGTGTTGCAAGCGTGGAAGAGCTTAGTCGAGTAAAGCAACAGCTGAGAGGGCGGATTATTATGAGTCAAGAGACTAATGGTGCGGTGGCCGACCGGCTAGGAGCTGAATTGCTCTTAACTGGTGAAGTACGGTCGGTGGATGATATGCTACAAAGTATTGAGGCAGTACAGGCTGACGAGATCATGGCACTTGCCCAGAAGTATTTAGATCCAAATAGCATGCGTATGGCGCTGATCGGTCCACATGATAATGCGCCGCAGCTAGCAAAAATAATAAGTTAG
- a CDS encoding nucleoside-diphosphate kinase (catalyzes the formation of nucleoside triphosphate from ATP and nucleoside diphosphate): MVKTLADDKKLKELRNSRTLVLLKPDAVKRQIVGELITRFERKGLKLCGLKMVMPTEDLAGQHYTDSEEWLKESGERTYNSYLEKGLEPPMSARDLALNTRRKLMSGLTAGPLVALVLQGAHVIEIVRKMRGATSPQSADVGTIGFDYSVDSYELADAGDWPIRNIIHASDSAENAEREIKIWFDKDEVLEYTSAVEHILYSKEW, translated from the coding sequence ATGGTAAAAACATTAGCTGATGATAAGAAACTAAAAGAGTTGCGCAATAGTAGGACTTTAGTGCTTTTAAAGCCAGATGCGGTAAAGCGACAGATTGTTGGTGAGCTAATAACACGCTTTGAACGTAAGGGGCTTAAGCTGTGCGGCTTAAAAATGGTGATGCCTACAGAAGATTTGGCTGGCCAGCATTATACTGATAGCGAAGAGTGGCTGAAGGAAAGCGGTGAGCGGACTTATAACTCATATTTAGAAAAAGGCTTGGAGCCGCCAATGAGTGCTCGTGATCTAGCACTGAATACTCGCCGTAAGCTTATGAGTGGCCTAACGGCTGGACCATTAGTGGCTTTGGTTTTGCAGGGAGCACATGTAATTGAAATTGTCCGTAAAATGCGTGGAGCAACTAGTCCTCAGTCGGCGGATGTGGGCACGATTGGTTTTGATTATTCAGTCGATTCGTATGAATTGGCAGATGCTGGTGACTGGCCAATTCGCAATATTATCCATGCTAGTGATAGTGCCGAAAATGCCGAACGAGAAATAAAAATATGGTTTGATAAAGATGAAGTACTCGAGTATACAAGTGCAGTTGAGCATATTTTGTACTCAAAAGAATGGTAG
- a CDS encoding PH domain-containing protein, whose product MRKRERSESRAPEHHIDEYVEPEVIFVERQFPIVLRWPLIWGMVFILVGMVPWSISTANVYDWQPLAVNWMAIVGVALLVYWGYNFIGWYFTVVILTDQDITLVHQRGLFHRKVSSLTLNNIQSVNYKIPGMQAALFKFGDIYIETLSGTGNMRLKTYHKPARLQEEILDAMENYAGEA is encoded by the coding sequence ATGCGTAAGAGAGAGCGCTCAGAATCTCGAGCCCCCGAGCATCACATAGATGAGTATGTGGAGCCAGAGGTTATATTTGTAGAGCGACAGTTTCCAATTGTATTGCGTTGGCCACTAATTTGGGGGATGGTGTTTATCCTGGTTGGTATGGTGCCATGGTCTATTTCGACTGCAAATGTTTATGACTGGCAACCGCTGGCGGTTAATTGGATGGCTATTGTCGGCGTAGCATTACTAGTTTATTGGGGATATAACTTTATTGGTTGGTATTTTACTGTAGTGATTCTAACAGATCAGGATATTACGCTAGTGCACCAAAGAGGCCTTTTTCACAGGAAAGTCTCAAGTTTAACCCTTAATAATATACAGAGCGTGAATTATAAAATTCCCGGCATGCAAGCGGCCCTATTTAAGTTTGGCGATATTTACATAGAGACACTTTCTGGTACGGGCAATATGCGCTTAAAGACTTATCATAAGCCGGCACGTCTACAAGAGGAGATTTTAGACGCCATGGAAAACTATGCCGGAGAGGCTTAA
- a CDS encoding peptidylprolyl isomerase — protein sequence MADTDKDKKKTAKPVAKKTSTHSDRLKKIASKKPADDKATEPKKVADKADKKADAKSTGKDKKDSKFQNKLSKLGVKTKPNRKLFVIAGVSALVAILVTLITFGVLIYKYKSDSKPVQVVAKIVPYPVLSVNGNPLWNTATYSEYLFELASIKKFYQSQGQDLNSDEGKQRLADLKQELMKQLEDNQLIKQEAAKERIVVSSKEVDEEYNKLVENAGGPDKVKETLQNLYGWTIADFKEKVRFSLVQKKLADKITNDPNRNGTAKAKAEDLLNQIKNGSDFAEIAKANSEDSSASNGGDLGFIEKGQTVPEFEEAAFALEAGQVSGIVKTQYGFHIIKATEKQDDKVKVSHILIKGVDLESWLTEQREKAKLSRYLKLN from the coding sequence ATGGCCGACACTGATAAGGATAAGAAAAAAACTGCTAAGCCAGTTGCAAAAAAGACATCCACCCACTCCGATCGTCTGAAGAAAATAGCCAGCAAGAAGCCTGCCGATGATAAGGCTACAGAGCCTAAGAAGGTTGCGGATAAGGCAGATAAGAAAGCTGATGCTAAGTCGACTGGAAAAGACAAGAAAGATTCTAAATTCCAGAACAAGCTATCAAAGCTAGGTGTTAAGACCAAGCCCAATCGTAAATTATTTGTAATAGCTGGAGTGTCGGCGCTGGTTGCAATATTAGTGACATTAATTACGTTTGGTGTGCTTATTTATAAGTATAAGAGTGACTCTAAGCCAGTGCAGGTAGTAGCAAAGATTGTGCCATATCCAGTTTTGAGCGTGAATGGTAACCCACTATGGAATACTGCAACATATAGCGAGTATCTATTTGAGCTAGCTAGTATTAAGAAATTCTATCAATCACAGGGTCAAGATTTGAATTCCGATGAGGGTAAGCAGCGTCTAGCTGATCTTAAGCAGGAATTGATGAAGCAGCTGGAAGATAATCAGCTTATTAAGCAGGAAGCTGCAAAGGAGCGTATTGTAGTTTCATCAAAAGAAGTTGATGAAGAATACAATAAGCTTGTTGAAAATGCTGGTGGGCCAGATAAAGTGAAAGAAACCTTGCAGAATCTTTATGGCTGGACAATTGCCGATTTTAAAGAAAAAGTACGATTTAGCTTAGTACAGAAAAAACTAGCCGATAAGATTACAAATGATCCTAATCGCAATGGTACTGCCAAGGCCAAGGCTGAAGATTTACTAAATCAAATTAAGAATGGCTCTGACTTTGCCGAAATTGCAAAGGCAAACAGTGAGGATAGTTCAGCCTCAAACGGTGGTGATCTAGGATTTATCGAGAAGGGCCAGACAGTACCGGAGTTTGAAGAAGCCGCCTTTGCGCTAGAAGCAGGACAGGTTAGCGGAATTGTAAAAACTCAGTATGGATTTCATATTATTAAGGCCACAGAAAAGCAGGATGACAAAGTTAAAGTTTCGCATATTCTAATTAAGGGGGTAGATCTGGAGAGTTGGTTAACTGAGCAACGAGAAAAAGCCAAACTATCACGTTATTTAAAACTTAACTGA
- a CDS encoding undecaprenyl/decaprenyl-phosphate alpha-N-acetylglucosaminyl 1-phosphate transferase — translation MTWTYIVVFLLSLFSALVLTPLVIRLAIRIGAVDNPSEATRKIHERIMPRAGGIVIAGIFVVLSLIFTPGSPTAAYWGALLASVVVFVVGLIDDVRRLSPWVKLVAQITASLIAIFMFGVGVEVISNPLGQQFDLGKTIVEIGNVAIPIISVMFSLVWMVGMTNTMNFLDGLDGLATGVGGIAALILFLVSINPRIDQPATAVMALILLGACLGFLRYNFYPAKIFLGDSGAYFLGMMLGSLAIISGAKLATALLVLGVPVIDALWSVVRRLAHGKSPFSADRGHFHYILLDAGLSQRQAVLLIYALSLAFGLFALLGSGLEKLLALIVLIFVVALLMITFTLTRKRHKA, via the coding sequence ATGACTTGGACTTATATAGTTGTGTTTTTACTGAGTCTTTTTTCTGCCCTTGTTCTTACACCTTTGGTAATTAGGCTGGCGATACGTATTGGTGCAGTTGATAACCCTAGTGAGGCTACTCGCAAGATCCACGAGAGAATAATGCCACGTGCAGGTGGGATTGTAATTGCTGGTATCTTTGTAGTGTTGAGCTTAATATTTACTCCTGGTTCGCCAACGGCAGCTTACTGGGGTGCATTGCTGGCGAGTGTAGTAGTTTTTGTTGTTGGTCTTATAGATGATGTTAGGCGTCTTAGCCCTTGGGTTAAGCTTGTTGCTCAAATTACAGCATCTTTGATTGCGATTTTTATGTTTGGAGTAGGGGTTGAGGTAATCTCTAATCCACTAGGGCAGCAGTTTGATTTAGGTAAGACCATAGTCGAGATAGGCAATGTAGCCATACCGATTATTTCAGTAATGTTTAGTCTGGTTTGGATGGTTGGAATGACAAATACTATGAACTTTTTAGATGGCCTAGACGGTCTAGCTACAGGAGTTGGAGGGATTGCAGCACTTATTTTGTTCTTAGTTTCGATAAACCCTCGGATTGATCAGCCAGCAACTGCCGTGATGGCATTGATTTTGCTCGGTGCTTGCTTGGGCTTCTTACGATATAATTTTTATCCTGCTAAGATTTTTCTTGGAGACAGTGGGGCGTATTTTCTAGGTATGATGCTGGGTAGTCTGGCGATTATCTCGGGGGCTAAGTTAGCTACAGCACTTTTGGTGCTTGGAGTGCCGGTCATTGATGCGCTTTGGTCTGTAGTGCGACGCTTAGCTCATGGTAAATCACCTTTTTCAGCGGATCGTGGTCATTTTCACTACATATTATTAGACGCGGGGCTTAGTCAACGTCAAGCGGTACTCTTAATCTATGCACTTTCATTAGCCTTTGGTTTATTCGCATTATTGGGCAGTGGCCTAGAAAAATTATTGGCACTTATTGTCTTAATTTTTGTAGTAGCGCTACTGATGATAACATTTACGTTAACTCGTAAGCGCCATAAAGCGTAG
- a CDS encoding 50S ribosomal protein L25, translating to MDIIKLQVDSRTDLGKKAKQVRATGQVPGVVYGRSQESQSIAVDGLVFSKIYHQAGHSGLIELSVGEAKPVNVLIHDVQTNHLGRPIHVDFYQVKMDELIRTEVPLRLVGDAPGAFNLGGSLVQALEEVEVEALPANLPSAIEIDVSVLEELESSLSVADLKAPDKVTILTDGHEMVCKIESPRSEEEMAELDAEMGEEVAPEDAEADSADSVEEQTAE from the coding sequence ATGGATATTATAAAGCTTCAAGTAGATAGTCGAACGGATCTTGGCAAAAAGGCTAAGCAGGTTCGTGCTACAGGTCAAGTACCAGGGGTAGTCTACGGCCGCAGTCAAGAGAGCCAGTCGATTGCTGTTGATGGGCTAGTTTTTAGTAAGATATATCATCAAGCCGGTCATTCAGGATTGATTGAATTGTCGGTTGGGGAGGCTAAGCCAGTTAATGTCTTAATTCATGATGTCCAGACTAATCATTTGGGGCGTCCCATCCACGTTGATTTTTATCAGGTAAAGATGGATGAACTAATTCGGACGGAAGTACCATTACGGCTGGTTGGCGATGCTCCAGGTGCCTTTAACTTAGGTGGTTCGCTTGTACAGGCATTGGAAGAGGTTGAAGTGGAGGCTTTGCCGGCTAATTTACCAAGTGCCATCGAGATAGATGTATCAGTACTCGAAGAGTTAGAAAGTAGTTTAAGCGTAGCCGATCTTAAGGCTCCAGATAAAGTGACTATTTTGACAGATGGGCATGAAATGGTGTGTAAGATTGAATCACCGCGCTCCGAAGAAGAGATGGCTGAGCTAGATGCCGAAATGGGTGAAGAAGTAGCGCCTGAAGATGCTGAAGCTGACAGTGCAGATAGTGTGGAAGAGCAAACGGCAGAATAA
- the nrdR gene encoding transcriptional repressor NrdR — MICMKCRSPHSEVVNTRSTRGGSQIWRRRRCADCGKVITTYERQDLSFIQVVSSSKTSPYRRSVLFISILRVLDAEHLTDIDVDNLVDTIEQKIIIRGQDEIEADLIRRLCLETLKSIDMNAFMRYMALHMNFRNKSDLKAEIKKY, encoded by the coding sequence ATGATTTGCATGAAATGCAGGTCACCCCACAGTGAGGTGGTAAACACGCGCTCGACACGAGGTGGTAGCCAGATATGGCGCAGACGTCGATGTGCGGACTGTGGCAAGGTCATAACGACTTACGAGCGGCAAGATTTATCATTCATTCAGGTGGTGAGCAGCAGTAAAACCTCCCCCTATCGCCGCTCGGTTTTATTTATTTCAATTCTCCGAGTACTCGATGCCGAACATCTTACTGATATAGATGTTGATAATCTTGTGGATACTATCGAGCAAAAGATTATTATTCGTGGACAAGATGAAATTGAAGCCGACCTTATTCGTCGCCTTTGCTTAGAGACTCTTAAGTCAATCGATATGAACGCCTTTATGCGCTATATGGCCCTTCATATGAATTTTCGTAATAAATCAGATTTGAAGGCGGAGATTAAAAAATATTAA
- a CDS encoding ABC transporter ATP-binding protein: MAIQTPQALISLEQVDKKFVLSTETVHALKSVSFSIPKESFSIIYGPSGSGKSTLLNTMVGLEPPTAGRVVIEGQDLYSLNSDQRANFRARTLGMVYQTNYWVNSLTVLENVCMPLFLAGYSKRQAISVALDSLTMVGMADFTKKRPTVLSGGQQQRVSMARAIVANPELIVADEPTGNLDTKNGDMIMNLLSDLNHKLHKTIILVTHNLEYLSLSTHRVQIKDGTVVEDAGIYGLTPKQKKERIKRLQESFTQKGGPAKSNMTIAEMQNQLAGGDADEVDSNESGSKISKVNEEKLQSKKGLVDGVSKKKGHKS; encoded by the coding sequence ATGGCAATTCAAACACCACAAGCACTGATTAGCCTTGAGCAAGTTGATAAGAAGTTTGTCTTGAGCACAGAGACGGTTCACGCATTAAAGAGTGTAAGTTTTAGTATTCCTAAAGAATCCTTCTCAATTATTTATGGGCCATCTGGTTCTGGTAAGTCTACTCTACTAAATACTATGGTTGGGCTTGAACCACCGACTGCAGGACGAGTGGTAATTGAAGGTCAAGATTTATACAGTCTAAATTCAGATCAACGGGCTAATTTTCGGGCTCGTACGTTAGGGATGGTATATCAAACAAATTATTGGGTAAATAGTCTTACTGTGCTTGAAAATGTTTGCATGCCTTTATTTCTTGCGGGATATTCAAAACGACAAGCAATATCGGTAGCGTTGGACAGCTTAACAATGGTAGGAATGGCGGATTTCACCAAGAAGCGCCCAACGGTATTGTCAGGCGGTCAACAGCAACGTGTTTCGATGGCTCGGGCTATCGTAGCTAATCCTGAGCTGATAGTAGCCGATGAGCCAACTGGTAACCTGGATACTAAAAATGGTGATATGATTATGAACTTGTTATCAGATCTCAACCATAAGCTTCATAAAACAATTATTTTAGTAACACATAATTTAGAATATCTATCCTTAAGCACTCATCGAGTTCAGATTAAAGATGGTACTGTTGTAGAAGATGCCGGTATATATGGCCTTACTCCAAAACAAAAGAAAGAAAGAATAAAACGCCTCCAGGAGAGTTTTACGCAGAAGGGTGGACCAGCTAAAAGCAATATGACTATTGCTGAAATGCAAAATCAATTGGCCGGAGGAGATGCAGATGAAGTGGATTCGAATGAATCGGGCTCAAAAATATCTAAGGTGAATGAAGAAAAATTACAGTCAAAAAAAGGATTAGTTGATGGTGTGTCTAAGAAAAAAGGACATAAATCATGA
- a CDS encoding ABC transporter permease, whose translation MNLEHHNQLNSPKKKNKTKYIRMRILLSMAYRNLLFKKLRTFLTVLGVVIGIGAIVFLVSLGLGLQQVVTNEIVGSKSVKAIDVSSPKPKTIKLNKDAVNKFIKYPKVDSVAPTFSFAGKVVFQSSNTDSVINGSDQNYFDLSSFKLVEGKKIALESDDQVVVNTSLLKTIGISDSSKIMNQKIKLVIPKEKRQEASGNNEVKDDFERIMTVVGVVDSGSGAEVFTTDTLLLSSGFQDYNQVKVVVETKEDVAMVRKQIEGLGFITASPVDTLDQINQVFTILNILLAGFGGIGMVIAVLGMFNTLTISLLERTKEIGLLVSLGARRKDVRRLFIIEALALSFMGASFGIMASWGLGGLINTALFSLARSRGVSETFSVFYIPIWLILVILVFTTIVGLLVVAYPAHRASRISPIDALRHE comes from the coding sequence ATGAACTTAGAGCATCATAACCAGCTGAATAGCCCTAAAAAGAAAAACAAAACAAAGTATATTCGTATGCGTATTTTGCTATCGATGGCTTATAGAAATTTACTATTTAAAAAGTTACGTACCTTTTTAACGGTACTGGGTGTTGTTATTGGGATTGGTGCAATTGTATTCTTGGTTTCACTTGGACTGGGGCTACAGCAGGTTGTGACAAATGAGATTGTAGGTTCTAAGTCGGTTAAAGCAATTGATGTTTCTTCACCTAAACCAAAAACCATTAAGCTCAATAAAGATGCAGTTAATAAATTCATTAAGTATCCTAAAGTTGATAGTGTGGCACCAACCTTCTCATTTGCGGGTAAAGTGGTATTTCAGAGTTCAAATACAGATAGTGTCATAAACGGATCTGACCAAAATTATTTTGATCTGAGTTCATTTAAGTTAGTTGAAGGCAAGAAGATTGCCTTGGAATCTGATGATCAAGTAGTAGTTAACACATCGCTTTTAAAGACCATTGGTATTTCAGATAGCTCTAAAATTATGAATCAGAAGATCAAGCTAGTTATACCAAAAGAGAAGCGTCAAGAAGCCAGCGGTAATAATGAGGTCAAAGATGATTTTGAAAGAATTATGACTGTTGTGGGGGTGGTTGATTCTGGGTCTGGTGCTGAGGTATTTACAACAGATACGCTACTTTTGAGTTCTGGTTTTCAGGACTATAATCAAGTAAAGGTGGTTGTCGAAACAAAAGAAGATGTTGCAATGGTACGAAAACAAATCGAGGGCCTTGGATTTATCACCGCTTCACCAGTTGATACTTTAGATCAAATTAATCAAGTATTTACTATCCTGAATATTCTCTTAGCCGGATTTGGTGGTATTGGTATGGTGATTGCCGTATTGGGGATGTTTAATACGCTCACTATCTCGCTTTTAGAGCGTACCAAAGAAATCGGATTGTTAGTTTCTTTAGGGGCTCGCCGAAAAGATGTGCGGAGATTATTCATTATTGAGGCATTAGCATTATCATTTATGGGCGCATCATTTGGCATTATGGCATCGTGGGGATTAGGCGGATTAATTAATACGGCTTTATTTAGCCTTGCTAGATCTAGAGGGGTATCAGAAACTTTTTCAGTATTCTATATACCAATATGGTTAATTTTGGTTATTCTGGTCTTTACTACTATCGTGGGATTGCTAGTAGTAGCATATCCTGCGCACAGGGCTTCACGTATTAGTCCGATAGATGCATTACGGCATGAGTAG